A single genomic interval of Scyliorhinus canicula chromosome 15, sScyCan1.1, whole genome shotgun sequence harbors:
- the LOC119978741 gene encoding achaete-scute homolog 5-like: MNSNYPRSLIDRRPMTTPNCMQLGMPLPPNPSTHQPHGDSLTHVPFLVYPTNLESTYYDSYGSMFPYMPFHGHFGVYDCPFEPAFIQKRNERERQRVKCVNEGYARLRDHLPGTTSEKRLSKVETLRAAIRYIKYLQDLLSHNPDKTPQLREEPQRNIKVHDSPASKQDCNSDGESKNSSPYCESEVSSSERS; encoded by the coding sequence ATGAACAGTAATTATCCCAGGTCGCTGATAGACAGGAGACCAATGACTACCCCTAACTGTATGCAATTAGGTATGCCTCTGCCCCCGAACCCATCCACACATCAACCCCATGGGGACAGTTTAACACATGTCCCATTTCTGGTCTATCCAACCAACCTGGAGTCAACCTATTATGATAGTTACGGAAGCATGTTTCCCTACATGCCCTTCCATGGCCACTTTGGGGTCTATGACTGTCCCTTTGAGCCAGCCTTCATTCAAAAGAGAaatgagagggagaggcagagggtcaAGTGTGTAAACGAGGGCTATGCCAGACTCCGCGATCACCTCCCAGGGACAACATCGGAGAAACGTTTGAGCAAAGTGGAAACCTTGCGTGCAGCCATCAGGTACATCAAGTACCTCCAGGACTTACTCAGCCACAATCCTGACAAGACACCGCAGTTAAGAGAGGAGCCCCAGAGGAACATTAAGGTTCATGACTCTCCTGCCTCCAAGCAAGACTGTAATAGTGATGGGGAATCAAAGAACTCCTCGCCATACTGTGAGTCAGAGGTTTCGAGCTCTGAGCGAAGCTGA